A section of the Polyangia bacterium genome encodes:
- a CDS encoding polysaccharide deacetylase family protein, whose product MKPSDSFQGMGAMSGVSTNSPLASKVRRAGASLLPASVLVRRGTTKKKRLALTFDDGPDEMTPQYLSLLDRLGIRVTFFLVGKNCHERRSMVLDIVARGHEVAGHGYTHRRFTRMAPHELRDELTNTTALLPPPRTRRPLVRPPHGSTSLQSLLRCTRAGYTTVLWSADSGDAHLKNADEVALQLTPDRVVSGDIVLLHEGQRWTLDALPRIVRGLQGAGFELVTVGEVLAP is encoded by the coding sequence ATGAAACCAAGCGACAGCTTTCAAGGCATGGGCGCGATGAGCGGCGTCTCGACGAACAGCCCGCTGGCCAGCAAGGTGCGGCGGGCCGGCGCCAGCCTGCTGCCGGCGTCGGTGCTGGTGCGGCGCGGGACCACCAAGAAGAAACGGCTGGCCCTGACGTTCGACGACGGCCCCGACGAGATGACGCCGCAATACCTGTCGCTGCTGGATCGTCTGGGCATCCGGGTGACGTTCTTTCTGGTCGGCAAGAACTGTCACGAACGGCGATCGATGGTGCTGGACATCGTGGCGCGTGGGCACGAAGTGGCTGGCCACGGATACACGCACCGCCGTTTCACGCGCATGGCCCCGCACGAGCTGCGCGACGAGCTCACCAACACCACCGCGCTGCTGCCGCCCCCACGCACCCGCCGACCGCTGGTGCGGCCGCCGCACGGGTCGACGTCCCTGCAGTCGCTGCTTCGCTGCACCCGTGCCGGCTACACCACGGTGCTCTGGTCGGCGGATTCCGGCGACGCGCACCTCAAGAACGCCGACGAGGTGGCCCTGCAGCTGACGCCCGATCGCGTGGTGTCGGGCGACATCGTCCTTCTGCACGAGGGCCAACGCTGGACGCTGGACGCCTTGCCGCGTATCGTCAGGGGCTTGCAAGGGGCGGGATTCGAGCTTGTGACGGTGGGCGAGGTGCTGGCTCCATGA
- a CDS encoding glycosyltransferase family 4 protein: protein MTGHLPADQPSGATSSGRRLRVLIITKIFPNAKEPLSAPFNRQQFVALSRRCDVEVLATIPWFPAAGLFGRWSSTGRLSDVPAHETIDGVPVTHPRFFYIPRVGQGLMGAFYAASVLPSVLKRRGQFDVILGSWAYPDGVAALALAQLVGAPAVVKLHGSDVDVLSTRFGPRQNMRLALPHADRVVAVSRALAEKVIALGVPRERVDIVGNGVDRELFRPQDRAAGRASLGHGADGRRWLLFVGRVEEAKGALDLCRAFAGSKAAGDNQATLVMVGNGKAMAACKDVTKDLGDRVLFAGEKTHEQVAQWMAACDTLVLPSHHEGTPNVVLEALACGRRVIGTDVGGIPDVVNSPDLGELVPVGDVPALAAALDRAAARAYDADAVAALGGRRGWEDSAARLEAVLTRAVHEHGPSAQRFASVA, encoded by the coding sequence ATGACCGGTCACCTTCCCGCAGACCAACCGTCGGGGGCGACGTCCAGCGGGCGTCGCCTGCGGGTTCTGATCATCACCAAGATCTTTCCCAACGCCAAGGAACCGCTGTCGGCGCCGTTCAACCGCCAGCAATTCGTGGCCCTGTCCCGTCGTTGCGACGTCGAGGTGCTGGCCACCATCCCCTGGTTCCCGGCGGCGGGTTTGTTCGGGCGCTGGTCGTCGACGGGGCGCCTCAGCGACGTGCCGGCGCACGAGACCATCGACGGCGTGCCGGTGACCCATCCGCGTTTTTTTTACATCCCGCGCGTCGGCCAGGGTCTGATGGGCGCGTTCTATGCTGCGTCGGTGCTGCCGTCGGTGCTGAAGCGCCGCGGGCAGTTCGACGTCATCCTGGGATCGTGGGCCTATCCCGACGGCGTGGCGGCGCTGGCGCTGGCCCAGCTGGTGGGCGCACCGGCGGTGGTCAAGCTGCACGGGTCGGATGTCGACGTGCTGTCGACACGCTTTGGGCCGCGGCAGAACATGCGCCTGGCATTGCCGCACGCCGATCGCGTGGTGGCGGTCAGCCGCGCGCTGGCTGAAAAAGTAATCGCCCTCGGCGTTCCGCGCGAGCGGGTGGACATCGTCGGCAACGGTGTCGACCGGGAGCTGTTTCGGCCGCAGGATCGCGCCGCCGGGCGCGCGTCGCTTGGTCACGGCGCTGATGGCCGGCGCTGGCTGCTGTTCGTCGGGCGCGTGGAAGAAGCCAAGGGCGCGCTGGATCTGTGCCGCGCCTTCGCTGGCTCGAAAGCGGCCGGCGACAACCAGGCCACGCTGGTGATGGTGGGCAACGGCAAGGCGATGGCGGCGTGCAAGGACGTGACGAAGGATCTCGGCGATCGGGTGCTCTTCGCCGGCGAGAAGACCCACGAGCAGGTGGCGCAGTGGATGGCCGCCTGCGACACCCTGGTGCTTCCCAGCCACCACGAAGGCACGCCCAACGTGGTGCTGGAGGCGCTGGCCTGCGGGCGGCGGGTGATCGGCACCGACGTGGGCGGCATCCCCGACGTGGTCAACTCACCCGACCTGGGCGAGCTGGTGCCGGTCGGCGACGTGCCGGCGCTGGCGGCGGCGCTGGATCGCGCGGCGGCGCGCGCCTACGACGCCGACGCGGTGGCGGCGCTGGGCGGACGGCGCGGCTGGGAGGACAGCGCCGCGCGTTTGGAAGCGGTGTTGACGCGCGCGGTGCACGAGCACGGACCGTCGGCACAACGATTCGCGAGCGTGGCCTGA
- a CDS encoding polysaccharide biosynthesis/export family protein, with protein MSGRLAHISSSPWVRACLPTVILAATLASVTGCGTTMANYDYASEPDPRKHEFVLGPSDVLHVSVWHNVDLSVDATVRPDGTITLPLIGDMRAAGRTTTDLRNEISTKLSAFIKEAATVTVAVASVSSYRFTVSGNVEHGGAFTATHYVTVAEAMALAGGPNRFGDVEQTVIMRSDKDGRPKRIPVDYTAILNGTRPDMNLVLLPGDVVYVP; from the coding sequence GTGTCAGGACGGCTTGCTCACATTTCATCCTCACCCTGGGTGCGGGCCTGTCTGCCGACGGTCATCCTGGCGGCGACGCTGGCGTCGGTCACGGGCTGCGGCACGACAATGGCCAACTACGACTACGCGTCGGAGCCCGATCCGCGCAAACACGAGTTCGTGCTGGGTCCGTCGGACGTGCTGCACGTGTCAGTCTGGCACAACGTCGATCTGTCGGTGGACGCCACCGTGCGGCCCGACGGCACCATCACCTTGCCGTTAATCGGCGACATGCGCGCCGCTGGCCGCACCACCACCGATCTGCGCAACGAGATCTCCACCAAACTGTCCGCCTTCATCAAGGAAGCGGCCACCGTGACGGTGGCGGTGGCGTCGGTCAGCAGCTATCGATTTACGGTCAGCGGCAACGTCGAACACGGCGGCGCCTTCACCGCCACCCACTATGTGACGGTGGCGGAGGCGATGGCCCTGGCCGGAGGACCGAACCGATTCGGCGACGTCGAACAGACGGTCATCATGCGCAGTGACAAGGACGGCCGGCCCAAGCGTATCCCCGTTGATTACACGGCGATCCTGAACGGGACGCGGCCAGACATGAACCTGGTCCTGCTGCCCGGCGACGTCGTCTACGTCCCATAA
- a CDS encoding O-antigen ligase family protein, with protein MFAIPGLAGLLLFVYLRPQEIFEPLAGVTFAMATSLVVLGIILDWRLSITRPRWSRVTGLSAAFFSWSMLTAVILAPSHLTFIVAISSVAVVMYVVIAEGVQSFRALEVMLGLVLGIILVLALVGIHQGFSPTMCILRSGAGDVGSGEVITDGRSCATAEDCDRDRPDPEAEYWCDHVGLFGTSAVGGRVRYRGILQDPNEMAWVLSLGVPMAFTFFERKRSLTRFLLALGTTVAVMICVVMTRSRSGQMSLLVVLGAYFIRRFRWKGALVGAVLALPLLAYGGRSGAEAESSSTERLECWQAGIEMWKEMPFTGVGYGNFGEHHSLTAHNSFILTLAETGPLGLFLFTALLYAAIKMLAQAVRDFSHSPGAEVAGQWAMALLAGMLGTLVSVFFLSIAYNAILWVFLGFVAAFYAAVIRHQPRWKVPFGWKDLTVIGAFDFTLIAAIAVYIRLKGI; from the coding sequence ATGTTTGCGATCCCTGGCCTTGCTGGACTGCTGCTGTTCGTTTACTTGCGGCCGCAGGAGATCTTCGAGCCGCTGGCCGGCGTCACCTTCGCCATGGCCACGTCGCTGGTGGTGCTGGGCATCATCCTGGACTGGCGGTTGTCGATCACCCGACCGCGCTGGTCGCGGGTGACGGGCTTGTCGGCGGCGTTTTTCAGCTGGTCGATGTTGACCGCGGTGATCCTGGCCCCGTCGCACCTGACGTTCATCGTCGCCATCTCGTCGGTGGCGGTGGTGATGTACGTGGTGATCGCCGAGGGCGTGCAAAGCTTTCGCGCGCTGGAGGTGATGCTGGGGTTGGTCCTGGGCATCATCTTGGTGCTGGCGCTGGTGGGCATCCACCAGGGCTTTTCGCCCACCATGTGCATCCTGCGCAGCGGCGCCGGCGACGTGGGCAGCGGCGAGGTGATCACCGACGGGCGATCGTGCGCCACGGCAGAAGACTGCGATCGCGACCGACCTGATCCGGAGGCCGAATACTGGTGCGATCACGTCGGCCTGTTCGGGACCTCGGCGGTGGGCGGACGGGTCCGCTACCGCGGCATCCTGCAGGACCCGAACGAGATGGCCTGGGTGCTGAGCCTGGGCGTCCCGATGGCCTTCACCTTCTTCGAGCGCAAGCGTTCGCTGACGCGTTTCCTGCTGGCGCTAGGCACGACCGTCGCCGTGATGATCTGCGTGGTGATGACCCGGTCGCGCAGCGGCCAGATGTCATTGCTGGTGGTGCTGGGCGCGTATTTCATTCGCCGCTTTCGCTGGAAGGGTGCGCTGGTGGGCGCGGTGCTGGCGCTGCCGCTGCTGGCGTACGGCGGTCGCTCCGGCGCCGAGGCCGAATCGTCGTCGACCGAACGTCTGGAGTGCTGGCAGGCCGGCATCGAGATGTGGAAGGAGATGCCCTTCACCGGCGTCGGCTACGGCAACTTCGGCGAGCACCATTCGCTCACCGCGCACAACTCGTTCATCTTGACGCTGGCCGAGACCGGGCCGCTGGGGCTCTTCCTGTTCACTGCGCTTTTGTACGCGGCCATCAAGATGCTGGCGCAAGCGGTGCGCGACTTTTCCCATTCGCCCGGCGCCGAGGTGGCCGGCCAGTGGGCGATGGCCCTTCTGGCCGGCATGCTGGGCACGCTGGTGTCGGTGTTCTTTCTGTCGATCGCCTACAACGCCATCCTCTGGGTGTTCCTGGGCTTCGTGGCGGCGTTCTATGCGGCGGTGATTCGCCACCAGCCGCGCTGGAAGGTGCCGTTCGGATGGAAAGACCTGACGGTGATCGGCGCCTTCGACTTCACGCTGATCGCGGCGATTGCCGTCTACATTCGCTTGAAGGGAATCTGA